GGTTATACCACCTGATCTTAGACCAATGGTGCAATTAGATGGTGGTAGATTTGCTACCTCTGATCTTAATGATCTCTATAGAAGGGTTATAAATAGGAATAATCGTCTAAAGAGATTATTGGATCTTGGTGCACCTGATATCATTGTACGCAATGAGAAGCGTATGCTTCAGGAAGCGGTAGATGCGCTTATAGATAACGGACGCAGAGGGCGTCCAGTAACTGGACCTGGTAACAGGCCGCTTAAATCATTAAGCGATATGCTAAAAGGTAAGCAAGGGCGTTTCCGTCAAAACCTTTTGGGTAAACGTGTTGACTATTCAGGACGTTCAGTTATAGTAGTAGGACCGGAACTTAAAATGTACCAGTGCGGATTGCCGAAAGAGATGGCTTTGGAACTGTTTAAGCCCTTTGTAATGAAAGAGTTAGTTGAAAAGGGTTTGGCACATAATATAAAAAGTGCAAAACGTATGGTGGAGAGAATAAAGCCAGAGGTTTGGGATGTACTTGAGGATGTTATAAAAGACCATCCTGTACTTCTAAATCGGGCTCCTACTCTGCACAGACTAGGAATTCAAGCTTTTGAGCCTGTATTGGTAGAAGGTCGGGCATTAAAGATACACCCACTTGTTTGTACCGCGTATAATGCGGATTTTGATGGCGACCAGATGGCAGTACATGTTCCATTATCTGTAGAAGCACAATCGGAAGCAAGATTTTTGATGCTATCTGCAAATAATATATTGAAGCCGCAGGATGGAAAACCTGTTGTCAGTCCTACCCAAGATATGGTTATAGGTAGTTATTATCTAACCATAGAAAGGGATGGAGAGAAGGGTGAAGGCAAGGTGTTTACAGGTCCTGATGAGGTTATAATGGCCTATCAGACAGGTGAAGCCGGTCTTCATGCTAAGGTTAAGATGCGGGTTACCAAGGAGATAGATGGACAAAAGATAAATAAAATTATAGATGTTACTCCTGGTAGAGTGATATTTAATGAAGCCATACCACAGGATCTAGGCTTTAAAGATAGGTCTGATCCAGAGCAGGTATTTGATTTAGAAATAGATGATGTAGCAGATAAGAAGATGCTCTCAAAGATAGTAGATAAGTGTTATAGACGCTATGGAGCTACACAGACATCCATAGTGCTTGATAATATAAAGGCATTAGGTTTCCGTTATTCTACCAAGGGCGCTATTACCATAAGTGTATCAGATATAGTAGTGCCATCGAAGAAGAAGGAGATTCTAAAGAAGGCCGATGATGAGATTAAGGTTGTTGAAAGGCAGTTCAGGCGTGGGCTTATATCGGAAGAAGAGCGATATGAGCGGGTTATAGATACATGGAATGAAGCTACTGATTTGGTTACAAAAGCTCTTGTAAATTCAATGGATGTATATAATCCAGTATATATGATGTCAAACTCTGGAGCACGTGGTAGCATGAATCAGATAAGGCAGTTGGCTGGTATGCGTGGACTTATGGCTAATCCAGCAGGTAAAATTATAGAGTTACCTATAAGAGCTAATTTCCGTGAAGGACTTACAGTTTTGGAATTCTATATATCTACCCATGGTGCTAGAAAAGGGTTGGCTGATACGGCACTGCGTACTGCTGACTCAGGATATTTAACTCGTCGTCTTGTAGATGTAAGTCAGGATGTAATTGTAAGGGAAGATGATTGTTTTGCAAGAACTGGTGAAAAGATTAAAGGTATCTGGGTTGAGGAGATAAAAGAATCTAATGGCATCATCGAACCCCTGTTTGACAGAATTGTAGGGAGATATGCAGCGGAAGATATATTGAATCCTCAAACCGGTGAAGTAATAGTACCAATAAATAGTGAAATTGGTCATGATAAAGCTGAGAAAATAGTAAAATGTGGTATAAAAAAGGTCTATATAAGATCTGCCCTAACTTGCCGAACAGAACATGGCGTGTGCGTCAAATGTTATGGCATGAACCTAGCCAATGGATTGGCAGTAAACGTAGGAGAGGCAGTAGGTACGGTGGCAGCTCAGGCCATAGGTGAACCGGGGACACAGCTTACTATGAGGACTTTCCATACCGGTGGTGTAGCCGGGGATGACATAACTCAAGGTTTGCCTAGGGTTGAAGAGCTTTTTGAGGCTAGAAAGCCTAAAGGACTGGCTGTTATATCGGAGATATCTGGAAATGTTAAAATAAATGAGACTAAAAAGAAGCGTGAGGCAATAGTAACAAATGACGACGGGGGTGAGAGTAAGACATATCTCATACCATATGGTTCCCATCTAAAGGTAAATGATGGAGATTATGTGGAGGCGGGAGATGAGCTTACCGAAGGTTCTGTAAATCCCCATGATATACTCAAAATTAAAGGCGTAAAGGGCGTGCAATCCTACCTGTTGCAGGAAGTACAAAAGGTTTACAGAATGCAAGGGGTTGATATAAGTGACAAGCACGTTGAAGTAATAATACGTCAGATGCTCAGAAAGGTAAGGATAGAGGATGCAGGGGATACTGACATGCTCCCTGGAGGCTTGGTTGATATATTTAGATTTGAGCAAGAAAATGAAAAGGTTATGGAGCAAGGAGGACAACCGGCAGTTGCTAAGAGAGTGCTCCTAGGTATTACAAAAGCATCACTATCTACTGAGTCGTTCCTATCAGCAGCCTCATTCCAGGAGACAACTAGGGTACTTACCGATGCTGCCATAAAGGGAAAGGTAGACCCCCTTGTAGGTCTTAAGGAAAATGTAATTATAGGAAAGTTGATACCTGCCGGAACAGGAATGGGACGATATAGGAATATAGAGATCTATTCTGA
This region of Xylanivirga thermophila genomic DNA includes:
- the rpoC gene encoding DNA-directed RNA polymerase subunit beta', with the translated sequence MFDVNNFDSIKIGLASSDKIREWSKGEVKKPETINYRTLKPEKDGLFCERIFGPQKDWECHCGKYKRVRYKGIICDRCGVEVTRSKVRRERMGHIELAAPVSHIWFFKGIPSRMGLILDMSPRSLEKVLYFASYVVIDPGETPLVKKQLLSDKEYREYYEKYGNAFRAGMGAEAVRELLQEIDLDKQSKELRTELKDATGQKKVRIVKRLEVVESFRKSGNRPEWMILEALPVIPPDLRPMVQLDGGRFATSDLNDLYRRVINRNNRLKRLLDLGAPDIIVRNEKRMLQEAVDALIDNGRRGRPVTGPGNRPLKSLSDMLKGKQGRFRQNLLGKRVDYSGRSVIVVGPELKMYQCGLPKEMALELFKPFVMKELVEKGLAHNIKSAKRMVERIKPEVWDVLEDVIKDHPVLLNRAPTLHRLGIQAFEPVLVEGRALKIHPLVCTAYNADFDGDQMAVHVPLSVEAQSEARFLMLSANNILKPQDGKPVVSPTQDMVIGSYYLTIERDGEKGEGKVFTGPDEVIMAYQTGEAGLHAKVKMRVTKEIDGQKINKIIDVTPGRVIFNEAIPQDLGFKDRSDPEQVFDLEIDDVADKKMLSKIVDKCYRRYGATQTSIVLDNIKALGFRYSTKGAITISVSDIVVPSKKKEILKKADDEIKVVERQFRRGLISEEERYERVIDTWNEATDLVTKALVNSMDVYNPVYMMSNSGARGSMNQIRQLAGMRGLMANPAGKIIELPIRANFREGLTVLEFYISTHGARKGLADTALRTADSGYLTRRLVDVSQDVIVREDDCFARTGEKIKGIWVEEIKESNGIIEPLFDRIVGRYAAEDILNPQTGEVIVPINSEIGHDKAEKIVKCGIKKVYIRSALTCRTEHGVCVKCYGMNLANGLAVNVGEAVGTVAAQAIGEPGTQLTMRTFHTGGVAGDDITQGLPRVEELFEARKPKGLAVISEISGNVKINETKKKREAIVTNDDGGESKTYLIPYGSHLKVNDGDYVEAGDELTEGSVNPHDILKIKGVKGVQSYLLQEVQKVYRMQGVDISDKHVEVIIRQMLRKVRIEDAGDTDMLPGGLVDIFRFEQENEKVMEQGGQPAVAKRVLLGITKASLSTESFLSAASFQETTRVLTDAAIKGKVDPLVGLKENVIIGKLIPAGTGMGRYRNIEIYSDGANSEVTDEKSSGENNENKEVVKTV